The proteins below are encoded in one region of Oncorhynchus masou masou isolate Uvic2021 chromosome 15, UVic_Omas_1.1, whole genome shotgun sequence:
- the LOC135556737 gene encoding transmembrane protein 178B-like gives MSAMRTLTVAGLFLSFCALGLIAVAICTDNWYETDARRHKERCKNYSNKRNDPGFIYISNQNLPLRMLPKENNVERKGSSGGLLLRAKRHFLPPAPAMESLCSRQYNSTISGLWRKCHREGFDLETEDLIFKGLVQRCTPIKYYYSSLALPRHLSINITKTIGQDEWHALHLQRMTASFIGMAVSIILFGWVIGALGCCQQHDLMQYVAGLLFLMGGTCCIISLCTCVSGINFQLSRYPRYMYGIPEDISHGYGWSMFCAWGGLGLTLLAGFLCTLAPSLYPPVPHTMVERPQRKPRHENGCV, from the exons ATGTCTGCTATGAGGACATTGACGGTGGCGGGACTGTTTTTGTCTTTTTGCGCCCTGGGGCTCATAGCAGTCGCAATATGTACTGACAATTGGTACGAGACGGATGCGAGGAGGCACAAGGAACGTTGTAAGAATTATTCCAACAAAAGAAACGACCCTGGATTCATCTATATCTCCAACCAGAATCTCCCACTACGTATGTTACCGAAGGAGAATAACGTGGAGAGGAAGGGGTCGAGTGGGGGACTCCTCCTGCGGGCTAAGCGGCACTTTTTGCCCCCTGCCCCGGCCATGGAGTCCCTCTGCAGTCGGCAGTACAACTCTACCATCTCCGGGCTGTGGAGGAAATGCCATCGAGAGGGATTCGACCTGGAGACAGAGGATCTTATCTTTAAAG GTTTGGTTCAACGCTGCACACCAATAAAATACTACTACTCTTCATTAGCCCTCCCCAGACATCTGAGCATCAATATAACCAAGACTATTGGTCAGGATGAGTGGCATGCACTCC ACCTGCAGAGAATGACAGCCAGCTTCATCGGCATGGCGGTGTCCATCATCCTGTTTGGCTGGGTGATCGGAGCTCTGGGCTGCTGTCAGCAGCATGACCTGATGCAGTACGTCGCCGGACTCCTgttcctcatgggag GAACGTGCTGTATCATCTCTCTGTGTACATGTGTATCAGGGATCAACTTCCAACTGTCCCGTTATCCTCGGTACATGTATGGGATCCCAGAGGACATCAGTCACGGATACGGTTGGTCCATGTTCTGCGCATGGGGGGGCCTAGGTCTCACCCTATTGGCCGGTTTCCTGTGCACCCTGGCTCCTTCCCTATACCCCCCAGTCCCTCACACTATGGTAGAGAGGCCGCAACGCAAGCCCCGACATGAGAACGGCTGTGTGTGA